One Bradyrhizobium sp. CCGB12 genomic window carries:
- a CDS encoding AAA family ATPase, with product MKHRIQRIDLQGFRGFGASPQSFTLPESVTALWGGNSQGKTSLAEAIEFLLTGHIARRELLASAKDEFSQSLRNAHLPAAVSVFVEATFKCPDGVNRRLRRTLTSDYDGSTACTSTLQMNGVQCAESDVESTLGLRLLHPPLRAPVLAQHTLAYVFTASPNDRAAYFRAVLDTQDLEDFRSAVASLSSRLKPPQNTELEALAVLDTIPGHAAHAKAMRNTKTETALGAALSRSVEALLFSIGIALKPTPAERIDQLSAELETRRSQAFPIDLFARKALAPWNTPADDLSSTVDVFRREQAAISQETRRLVSLFESALAIPAVHDCIEPTDCPLCGTANAVTPERVVFLNAQLRTNESYQSAEKALLASLRGADAKLVALNDAAQAALPKFMGILAADRRKRGFRVARVVTLSADQDGASRWVAATRVFFRAYMRYRRLIVAIRGEISQAIGDPFSWKRDTALAQSLDRLREYYADLEAATGGYGLAIDGISATLKASVDQSTNTLGWEALIALAHKPSAAWFALEQLRHHEQVVKAIEKAVRDIDTANGKVSDEKFADLSAQVLAWWERLRPGEPTFFSAVQRRGAKTRRTVDLKVALSSKDDRSDIKLRDAVAVFSQSQLHCLGLSLFLARAIEGGAGFVVLDDPVLTSDDDFRPNFASSVIEALLDSSVQVIVITQDHKSWKDIGHRWEHRGAAQFQIVRENAVAGTEIRGQDDALATMLAQARPFINSQDSDQRKEGATRLRRVIERFCKELIVKSRMARGDNMASITDYDGKNYGDYGAQALALLTLDPAHRGKLNAAYSYVTPGPHDDTPPSTAQLKVAAGDLNRLKKDYLQ from the coding sequence CAAGGCGGGAACTCCTCGCCAGCGCCAAGGACGAATTTTCCCAATCCCTGCGAAATGCGCACCTACCAGCCGCAGTTTCGGTTTTTGTCGAAGCCACGTTCAAGTGTCCGGATGGAGTAAACCGCCGCCTCCGCCGAACCTTGACATCCGACTATGACGGCAGCACCGCTTGCACCAGTACGCTCCAAATGAACGGGGTGCAGTGCGCCGAATCTGACGTCGAAAGTACTTTGGGGCTTCGTCTTCTTCATCCGCCGCTTCGCGCGCCTGTGCTCGCCCAACACACCTTGGCGTACGTCTTTACCGCGTCCCCCAACGATCGCGCGGCATATTTTCGGGCGGTGCTCGACACCCAAGACCTCGAAGATTTCCGGTCTGCGGTTGCGAGCCTATCATCCCGTCTCAAGCCCCCGCAAAATACTGAACTCGAGGCACTCGCCGTTCTCGACACGATTCCAGGCCATGCCGCACACGCAAAAGCGATGCGCAACACCAAGACCGAGACGGCGCTCGGAGCGGCACTTTCACGCTCGGTTGAGGCCCTGCTTTTCTCAATTGGGATTGCCCTTAAGCCAACGCCGGCTGAACGAATCGACCAACTGAGTGCGGAGCTGGAAACAAGGCGGTCGCAAGCGTTTCCAATCGACCTCTTCGCTCGGAAAGCCCTTGCGCCGTGGAATACCCCTGCCGATGACCTTTCCAGCACGGTCGACGTTTTTCGACGCGAGCAAGCTGCTATTTCACAGGAGACACGCCGTCTCGTGTCGCTGTTCGAAAGCGCTCTTGCAATACCTGCCGTTCACGACTGCATCGAACCGACAGACTGTCCCCTTTGTGGTACCGCCAATGCCGTTACTCCCGAGCGGGTCGTATTTCTAAATGCTCAGCTCCGCACGAACGAATCCTATCAAAGTGCAGAGAAGGCGTTGCTAGCCTCCCTCCGCGGCGCCGACGCAAAGCTCGTTGCGCTTAATGACGCCGCGCAAGCCGCTTTGCCAAAGTTCATGGGTATTTTGGCTGCGGACCGGCGCAAACGCGGCTTCCGCGTAGCCCGCGTCGTGACGTTGTCGGCCGACCAAGACGGAGCCTCGCGTTGGGTTGCCGCAACGCGCGTGTTCTTCCGCGCGTACATGCGGTATCGCCGCTTAATCGTGGCGATCCGAGGCGAGATCAGCCAGGCGATAGGCGATCCGTTCTCCTGGAAGCGCGATACTGCACTAGCACAAAGCTTGGATCGCTTGCGAGAATACTATGCCGACCTTGAGGCAGCCACCGGCGGATATGGTTTGGCTATCGATGGCATTAGCGCAACGCTGAAAGCGTCCGTCGATCAGAGCACGAACACTCTCGGTTGGGAGGCACTTATTGCGTTGGCCCACAAGCCTTCAGCAGCTTGGTTTGCACTCGAGCAACTCCGCCATCACGAACAGGTCGTCAAGGCGATCGAAAAGGCCGTGCGCGACATCGACACGGCCAACGGCAAGGTATCTGACGAAAAGTTCGCTGACCTAAGTGCGCAGGTTCTGGCGTGGTGGGAACGCCTCCGCCCTGGCGAGCCGACATTCTTTAGCGCAGTGCAGCGGCGCGGAGCCAAGACGCGGCGCACCGTCGATTTGAAGGTCGCACTGTCTTCCAAAGATGATCGAAGCGATATCAAGCTCCGCGATGCCGTTGCCGTGTTCAGCCAATCGCAGCTCCATTGCTTAGGCCTCTCGCTATTCCTGGCTCGGGCGATCGAAGGAGGAGCAGGCTTCGTCGTCCTCGACGATCCTGTCCTCACGAGCGACGACGATTTTCGCCCAAACTTTGCTTCTTCTGTAATCGAAGCACTCTTGGATTCGAGCGTGCAGGTTATTGTCATCACGCAGGACCATAAAAGCTGGAAGGACATTGGCCATCGCTGGGAGCATCGTGGCGCAGCCCAGTTTCAGATTGTCCGCGAAAATGCCGTGGCTGGAACCGAGATTCGAGGGCAGGATGACGCACTCGCCACCATGCTTGCCCAAGCCCGCCCTTTCATCAATTCTCAGGACAGCGATCAGCGCAAAGAAGGAGCAACGCGCCTGCGCCGCGTGATCGAACGCTTTTGCAAGGAGTTGATCGTCAAATCGAGGATGGCGCGGGGCGACAACATGGCGTCCATAACGGACTATGATGGCAAGAACTATGGCGACTACGGCGCACAGGCGCTTGCACTGCTGACCCTTGATCCAGCTCATCGGGGCAAGCTCAACGCCGCCTACAGCTACGTCACGCCAGGGCCGCACGACGACACGCCGCCATCCACGGCCCAGCTCAAAGTAGCTGCCGGAGACCTTAATCGGCTGAAGAAAGACTATCTGCAATAA